GGCGTGTGACGGGACGGGGTGTGGTTGCGGTGCGGGGGTTCTCGCCCGTCGCCCCTACCCGTCCCATCCTCCAGAGGCGCTGCCCCTTCGACCCCGGCCTCTGGGGGCTCCGCCCCCGGACCCCCGTCGGCCCGAAGGGCCTCGTCCTCAAGCGCCGGACGGGCTGAGATGGATCGCCCCCCGCCCCGTAAAATCGGCCTCACTGTGTCTGACTCCCGCAACGCGCCCGACGCGTCCCAGTCCGCCCACGCCCCCGGTGAGCCCGTCCGGCACACCCGGGCCAAGGGTGAGCCCCGTTTTCCCGACGGGCCCAAGCCCGATCCGGCCGGGTCGCACTTCGAGCGGCGGATCCGGAGTTTTCAGCCGCGGCGGAGCCGGGTGACGGCGGGGCAGGCGGACGCGTTGCAGCGGCTGTGGCCCAAGTGGGGGCTGGACATCGACGGACAGCAGGTCTTCGACCTGGCCGAGCTGTTCGGGAACGACAACCCCGTCGTGCTCGAGATCGGGTTCGGGATGGGCGAGGCCACCGAGCGGATGGCGGCCGCCGACCCCGGCACCAACATCCTCGCCGTCGACGTGCACACCCCCGGTCAGGGCAACCTGCTCAACCTCGCCGAC
Above is a window of Streptomyces sp. NBC_00490 DNA encoding:
- the trmB gene encoding tRNA (guanosine(46)-N7)-methyltransferase TrmB produces the protein MSDSRNAPDASQSAHAPGEPVRHTRAKGEPRFPDGPKPDPAGSHFERRIRSFQPRRSRVTAGQADALQRLWPKWGLDIDGQQVFDLAELFGNDNPVVLEIGFGMGEATERMAAADPGTNILAVDVHTPGQGNLLNLADQSGLSNVRVGNGDAIILLREMLAPDSLDGLRVFFPDPWPKKRHHKRRLIQPEFLSLAATRLKPGAVVHCATDWEPYAEQMLEVLTAHPDFENTQADGGFAPRPDYRPLTRFEGQGLDKGHVVNDLLFRRVQR